One Ananas comosus cultivar F153 linkage group 1, ASM154086v1, whole genome shotgun sequence DNA window includes the following coding sequences:
- the LOC109715975 gene encoding protein DETOXIFICATION 51-like has product MEVNNLSFYFSSRRTNEKGSIPGAHFPPKLLTGCLWNDRFKQFVLLQTALTRQQFSESLQSATSSRRGGGWGWGERLSGWGPLARLAGPSCVSVCLEWWWYELMILLCGLLPDPKPTVAAMGVLIQTTALVYVFPSSLGFGVSTRVGNELGANRPARARAAAATAVGLAALTGLGALGFAAGVRERWGRMFTADADILRLTAAALPIVGLCELGNCPQTVGCGVLRGTARPAHAAQVNLGAFYLVGAPVAVGLGFGLGVGFCGLWMGLLAAQVCCAGLMLYVVWTTDWDAQARRAQLLTSAPAPAPAPAPDVEKAGAMLIGPEPQEGGDKVSCYQPLISIRTVVEIERG; this is encoded by the exons ATGGAG GTGAATAACTTGTCCTTCTACTTCTCTAGTAGAAGGACAAACGAAAAAGGAAGCATCCCAGGAGCCCATTTTCCA CCTAAGTTGCTAACAGGATGTTTATGGAACGACCGTTTCAAGCAGTTTGTGCTTCTTCAAACAGCTCTAACGAGACAACAATTCTCAGAATCTCTGCAAAGCGCCACCTCTTCA CGCCGGGGCGGGGGCTGGGGCTGGGGCGAGCGCCTCTCCGGGTGGGGGCCCCTGGCGCGGCTGGCGGGGCCGAGCTGCGTGTCGGTGTGCCTCGAGTGGTGGTGGTACGAGCTGATGATCCTCCTCTGCGGCCTCCTCCCGGACCCCAAGCCCACCGTGGCCGCCATGGGCGTGCTCATCCAGACCACGGCGCTCGTCTACGTCTTCCCCTCCTCGCTCGGCTTCGGCGTGTCCACGCGCGTCGGCAACGAGCTCGGCGCCAACCGccccgcgcgcgcgcgcgccgccgccgccacggccGTGGGGCTCGCTGCGCTCACGGGCCTCGGCGCCCTGGGCTTCGCCGCCGGCGTGCGGGAGCGCTGGGGCCGCATGTTCACCGCCGACGCCGACATCCTGCGCCTCACGGCCGCCGCGCTCCCCATCGTCGGGCTGTGCGAGCTCGGCAACTGCCCCCAGACCGTGGGCTGCGGCGTCCTCCGCGGCACCGCGCGCCCGGCCCACGCCGCCCAAGTCAACCTCGGCGCCTTCTACCTCGTGGGCGCCCCCGTCGCCGTGGGCCTGGGCTTCGGCCTCGGCGTGGGCTTCTGCGGCCTCTGGATGGGCCTGCTCGCGGCCCAGGTCTGCTGCGCCGGCCTCATGCTCTACGTCGTCTGGACCACCGACTGGGACGCGCAGGCGCGCCGGGCCCAGCTGCTCACGTCCGcgcccgcccccgcccccgcccccgccccggACGTCGAGAAGGCCGGGGCGATGCTGATTGGCCCGGAGCCCCAGGAGGGAGGAGACAAGGTGAGCTGCTACCAGCCGCTGATCTCGATCAGGACGGtggtggagatcgagagaggatga
- the LOC109720789 gene encoding uncharacterized protein LOC109720789, which translates to MQLWQQQLMYKQLQQIQRQQQLQLPHHGVQQQNSLGQFHSTTKPPTLDHFPTMPNEMAITDTPSYMWPNNTVGGNSKLPHNSQMFFADSMNQVQFGGSPATDNFANGVMFPNNQFVDMSSNPSNSFHNERNFLQQGYMQEGNTNSMHSFQEKGFQDSAPLQSYINSDTTGNFQQVNQSEWSGSPHEKLTTQMGPAGGMTSLDPTEEKLLFGSDDDNTWKASLGSSTGVCSQGNSFNNDCFNALPSLNSGSWSALMQEALQESSSDNGLQEQWSGVNLQNTEQSIINHSSIPNDNEKQPTTWNDHFRPESHSGSAGLQFSSQSMQGVWVSRQKMPFDSVSRQSNDKLVGGNSNRSPVTGGNTASKLSDNDSSIWKATMPARNNLMQYEDRNAVVMNSNTLQAVEEPNQKVHSKPQNYYGNHFVGNSSVVPSDAEDLGRNQNQPTQKSFSPSTQHNMGSHMLQNHLVGSVVTNTTTNQPFYSQGMPHSVDGGSNNLGKRYVGHSKVAAGVASNNSLDFAERTIPAEERRAIPRSDLIGSIFDGSAALYSQNKTVQASQNMPGLLQKMDQSINSNAVSTFHVPKPATAGDAASDGQLNQPFSLQNFGLRLAPPSQRQPISGHTAHQTSLNDFSGKDGQFPQGDEDQAQETSTNSFQSLHATQGAYQRANVDNKSSVPGQPYKETSCSQNKVDSPTITPSDPSCRHQKQSPSSTGHESNSKYPGFPFGIQNNANTSRALENSESHSAEIDNNRQWNAGFPQNRSDQQVDNRSGSQPPISGISQQAGLPTMFKNVWTNLSAQRIAGLQPNKLTPDVLQVLILANNTRQANLWGLPKVNDFGKKGENASSDIGTSSSNALNQENRQVMGHFEMQPSSEKVAVVLKKGIASQGQEALQKHLTYQNPDQNDYSLLRQMHAMRSTDVEPSDRFGKRLKGAEFGSDTSLIDQRQNSVVKASVDNKLAGNLHDAYPSEVKMLSFASSNNEDNGVNVSSQLSGREASSPDMHIARFQNSVHSFNPGPASHSVEGSEHPKISPQIDPSWFEQHGIYRNGHTLAMQYNLPKVSGSLNTNILAEKKLNSGQFGIIEPGMVSAIVPTRPKKRKAATPEPLSWHKVIEGSQGQISIRMAELNWARAANRLIEKVEDEAEMLEDGPLISPPRKRLILTTQLMQHLLPAAPGVFLKAEAASAYENVTYSVAKLALGDACNLISCSRSYSCVQQNNEHDSSETEKNAKKVEGNFLSRVVEEIIGRTKKLENDFIRLDKRTSLLDVRLECQDLERFSMVNRLGKFHGQSQSEKIDGSSTSTTAPRKTLPQRYVTGFSVSGNIPEGMLCFSL; encoded by the exons ATGCAGCTTTGGCAACAGCAGTTGATGTACAAGCAGTTGCAACAGATTCAGCGGCAACAGCAACTTCAACTGCCCCATCATGGAGTTCAGCAGCAAAATTCTCTTGGCCAGTTTCATTCTACTACAAAACCACCAACCCTTGATCATTTTCCTACAATGCCAAATGAAATGGCCATAACTGACACGCCAAGTTATATGTGGCCAAATAATACTGTAGGAGGTAATTCAAAATTACCCCATAACTCTCAAATGTTTTTTGCTGATAGCATGAACCAGGTACAGTTTGGTGGTTCTCCTGCCACAGACAATTTCGCAAATGGAGTTATGTTTCCAAACAATCAATTTGTGGATATGAGTTCAAATCCATCCAACTCTTTTCACAATGAACGGAATTTTCTTCAACAGGGCTACATGCAGGAGggtaatacaaactctatgcaCAGCTTCCAAGAAAAAGGTTTCCAAGACAGTGCTCCTTTGCAAAGTTATATTAATAGTGACACCACAGGGAATTTTCAACAAGTGAATCAAAGTGAGTGGTCTGGGAGTCCACACGAAAAGTTAACAACACAGATGGGGCCTGCTGGTGGTATGACTAGTCTAGACCCAACAGAAGAGAAGCTGTTGTTTGGTAGTGATGATGATAATACTTGGAAAGCATCTCTTGGGAGCTCCACTGGAGTCTGTAGTCAGGGGAACTCTTTTAATAATGATTGTTTTAATGCTCTTCCATCTCTCAATAGTGGGAGCTGGAGTGCCCTTATGCAAGAGGCTCTACAGGAATCAAGCAGCGATAATGGACTGCAGGAACAATGGAGTGGTGTGAATTTACAAAACACTGAACAGTCTATCATAAACCATTCATCTATACCTAATGACAATGAGAAGCAGCCAACTACCTGGAATGATCACTTCCGACCAGAAAGCCATTCAGGTTCTGCAGGCTTGCAGTTTAGCTCACAAAGTATGCAAGGTGTTTGGGTCTCACGGCAAAAAATGCCCTTTGACAGTGTCTCTCGTCAGTCCAATGATAAGTTAGTTGGCGGCAATTCCAATCGTTCCCCTGTTACAGGTGGAAATACTGCATCAAAGTTATCTGATAATGATAGCAGTATATGGAAGGCAACTATGCCAGCTAGAAATAACTTAATGCAATATGAAGATCGGAATGCTGTTGTCATGAACTCAAACACACTGCAAGCTGTTGAGGAACCAAATCAGAAGGTACATAGTAAGCCTCAGAACTATTATGGGAATCATTTTGTAGGTAATTCTTCTGTGGTTCCCTCGGATGCTGAAGATTTGGGAAGAAACCAGAATCAGCCAACCCAAAAGTCCTTCAGTCCCTCTACACAACATAATATGGGGTCGCACATGTTGCAGAACCATTTAGTGGGAAGTGTGGTAACAAATACTACTACAAATCAACCATTTTATTCTCAGGGTATGCCACATTCTGTTGATGGGGGATCAAATAATTTGGGAAAAAGATATGTTGGACATTCAAAAGTGGCTGCCGGTGTTGCTTCAAACAATTCTTTGGATTTTGCAGAG AGAACTATACCGGCGGAAGAGAGGCGTGCTATCCCTAGAAGTGACCTTATTGGATCTATCTTCGATGGCTCAGCAGCTCTCTATTCTCAGAATAAGACAGTTCAGGCAAG TCAAAATATGCCTGGACTTCTTCAAAAGATGGACCAGTCAATAAATAGCAACGCTGTTTCTACATTCCATGTACCCAAACCTGCTACTGCTGGGGATGCTGCTTCTGATGGACAACTTAATCAGCCTTTTTCTTTGCAAAATTTTGGTCTACGCTTGGCCCCACCATCTCAAAGGCAACCTATTTCAGGTCACACCGCCCATCAGACTTCCTTAAATGATTTCAGCGGCAAGGATGGTCAATTCCCGCAAGGAGATGAAGATCAGGCACAAGAAACTTCTACAAACTCATTCCAATCCCTGCATGCTACCCAAGGAGCTTATCAAAGAGCAAATGTGGATAATAAATCCTCTGTGCCAGGTCAACCCTACAAGGAAACCTCCTGTTCACAAAATAAGGTCGACTCGCCAACTATCACTCCCTCCGATCCATCTTGTAGGCATCAGAAACAAAGCCCAAGTTCAACTGGGCATGAATCAAATTCCAAGTATCCAGGTTTCCCTTTTGGCATCCAAAACAATGCGAATACATCTCGTGCACTTGAGAATTCAGAGTCTCACTCAGCAGAGATAGATAATAACAGGCAATGGAATGCTGGTTTTCCTCAGAATAGAAGTGACCAGCAAGTAGATAATAGGTCGGGATCACAACCTCCTATTTCAGGCATCTCACAGCAAGCTGGTCTCCCAACAATGTTCAAGAATGTATGGACAAACTTATCAGCTCAACGTATAGCTGGTCTCCAACCAAATAAGCTCACCCCTGATGTACTCCAGGTCCTGATTTTAGCAAATAATACAAGACAAGCAAATTTATGGGGATTGCCGAAGGTaaatgattttggaaagaagGGGGAAAATGCTTCATCTGACATTGGTACTAGTTCTTCAAATGCACTAAATCAAGAAAATAGACAAGTCATGGGTCATTTTGAAATGCAACCTTCTTCTGAGAAGGTGGCAGTTGTCTTGAAGAAAGGAATTGCATCACAAGGGCAAGAAGCTTTGCAGAAGCATCTCACATATCAAAATCCAGACCAGAATGATTACTCCTTACTGCGTCAAATGCATGCTATGAGGAGTACTGATGTTGAGCCAAGTGACAGGTTTGGCAAGAGACTGAAAGGAGCTGAATTTGGTTCTGATACTTCATTGATAGACCAGAGGCAGAATAGTGTTGTTAAAGCTTCTGTAGATAATAAACTTGCCGGGAATTTGCACGATGCATATCCTTCGGAGGTTAAAATGCTTAGCTTTGCTTCAAGCAACAATGAAGATAATGGTGTAAACGTATCTTCTCAGCTTTCTGGCAGAGAAGCATCTTCCCCGGATATGCACATTGCACGATTTCAGAATAGTGTTCACTCTTTTAATCCAGGTCCTGCGTCACATTCTGTAGAGGGAAGTGAGCACCCTAAGATCAGTCCTCAGATAGATCCTTCCTGGTTTGAACAGCATGGGATCTACAGAAATGGTCATACTCTTGCCATGCAATACAACTTGCCAAAAGTCTCTGGGAGCTTGAATACTAATATTTTGGCAGAGAAAAAACTTAATAGCGGTCAGTTTGGTATCATTGAGCCAGGTATGGTATCCGCAATAGTACCAACAAGGCCAAAGAAGCGCAAGGCTGCAACGCCTGAGCCCTTATCTTGGCACAAGGTCATTGAAGGATCCCAAGGGCAAATAAGCATCAg AATGGCAGAGTTAAATTGGGCTCGGGCTGCTAATAGGTTGATTGAGAAG GTGGAAGATGAAGCTGAAATGCTCGAGGATGGTCCATTAATCTCTCCACCACGAAAGAGGCTGATTTTGACTACTCAGTTAATGCAGCATCTACTACCTGCTGCACCAGGTGTTTTTCTGAAAGCAGAAGCTGCTTCAGCATATGAAAACGTGACATATTCTGTTGCTAAACTAGCATTAGGGGATGCGTGCAACCTGATCTCTTGCTCAAGAAGTTATTCTTGTGTGCAGCAAAATAATGAGCATGA TTCATCTGAAACAGAGAAGAATGCTAAGAAAGTGGAAGGCAACTTCCTGTCAAGAGTTGTGGAAGAAATTATTGGCAGAACCAAAAAGCTAGAAAATGATTTCATAAG ATTGGACAAGAGGACTTCATTGTTAGACGTACGGCTTGAGTGCCAGGATTTGGAGAGATTCTCCATGGTCAACCGACTGGGGAAGTTCCATGGTCAAAGTCAATCAGAAAAAATTGACGGCTCATCAACTTCTACGACTGCCCCTCGTAAAACACTTCCTCAGAGATATGTTACAGGATTTTCCGTTTCCGGAAATATTCCCGAGGGGATGCTTTGTTTTTCTCTCTAG
- the LOC109708211 gene encoding uncharacterized protein LOC109708211 has product MASCGLATARASARVRVSASEFPSFLPKEVERIKDSCARELAKRIERVPVKVSFSKSPILSSCVKPLQQQSMEPVVLLHGFDSSCLEWRYTYPLLEDAGIEAWAVDILGWGFSNLETLPKCDVAAKREHLYEFWRSYIKIPMVLVGPSLGAAVAIDFAACYPEAVSKLIFIAASVYAEGTGNLSKLPKVVAYAGMFVLKSFPLRLYATTLTFNSVPAGSSIDWTNVGRLHCLLPWWKDATVHFMISGGYNVINQIKQIKHKSLIIWGEDDQIIDKKLALRLHDELPHSALHYIPQCGHIPHVEKPKRVAKLILEFLRGDVTEKQKPWLSIASPFQIEEVS; this is encoded by the exons atggCGAGCTGCGGCTTGGCGACGGCGAGGGCTAgcgctagggttagggtttcggcgAGTGAGTTCCCCTCGTTCCTCCCCAAGGAggtggagaggatcaaagactCTTGCGCGAGAGAATTGGCCAAGAGGATCGAGCGGGTGCCCGTCAAG GTCAGCTTCTCAAAGAGCCCTATATTAAGTAGTTGTGTGAAGCCACTGCAGCAGCAAAGCATGGAGCCAGTTGTTCTTCTCCATGGTTTTGACAG TTCTTGTTTAGAATGGAGATACACATACCCGTTGCTTGAAGATGCTGGAATTGAGGCATGGGCTGTGGATATTCTTGGATGGGGTTTCTCTAATTTAG AAACACTTCCAAAATGTGATGTTGCTGCCAAGCGTGAGCACCTCTACGag TTTTGGAGGTCATACATTAAAATACCGATGGTTTTAGTTGGACCAAGCCTTGGTGCTGCCGTTGCTATCGACTTTGCTGCCTGCTATCCAGAAGCG GTATCAAAATTGATTTTCATTGCTGCAAGTGTATATGCTGAAGGGACAGGAAACCTGTCTAAATTACCTAAAGTTGTTGCATATGCTGGG ATGTTTGTGTTGAAGAGCTTTCCCTTGCGATTGTATGCGACCACCTTAACCTTCAACAGTGTTCCAGCTGGATCATCCATTGACTGGACAAAT GTGGGCCGCTTACATTGCCTCTTGCCATGGTGGAAAGATgcaactgttcattttatgatCAGTGGGGGCTATAATGTCATTAATCAAATAAAGCAG ATAAAGCATAAGAGTCTTATCATATGGGGAGAGGATGACCAGATCATTGACAAGAAGCTAGCATTG AGATTGCATGATGAACTCCCACATTCAGCTTTACATTATATCCCTCAATGTGGTCACATTCCTCACGTTGAGAAGCCGAAGAGAGTGGCCAAACTCATTCTTGAATTTCTCAGAGGAGATGTCacagaaaaacaaaaaccatGGCTCTCAATTGCCTCCCCCTTCCAAATCGAGGAGGTCAGTTAG
- the LOC109709021 gene encoding PLASMODESMATA CALLOSE-BINDING PROTEIN 3-like, with the protein MYSHSFVSLMNASLLLVLLFVTNIVGSDGAWCICRSDQNTSALQSALDYACGSGADCSAIQQTGGCYSPNTVVAHCSYAANSYYQRKDQTQGACDFSGTATLTSTDPSSSGCTYPASPSAARAPSTSRTSPTTNTSTTTSPPTTFTPTTGSIFSPPGTTTTSTGTNAGVLGGLGPTGTNSFDGTESASAPQLLKALGFSPHPLTIFLSALIFL; encoded by the exons ATGTACTCTCACAGTTTTGTATCACTAATGAATGCTTCATTGCTCCTTGTACTCCTGTTTGTGACCAATATTGTTGGCTCAG ATGGTGCATGGTGCATTTGCAGGTCTGATCAGAACACAAGTGCTCTACAAAGCGCATTGGACTATGCATGTGGTTCTGGGGCTGACTGCAGTGCTATTCAGCAAACTGGGGGATGCTACAGCCCCAACACAGTGGTAGCCCACTGCTCCTATGCTGCAAACAGCTACTACCAGAGGAAGGATCAGACCCAGGGGGCTTGTGACTTTTCTGGCACAGCCACTCTCACCTCTACTGACCCAA gTTCAAGTGGTTGCACCTATCCTGCCTCTCCAAG TGCTGCAAGGGCTCCAAGCACCTCACGAACCTCACCCACAACAAACACCTCAACTACAACATCACCTCCCACCACATTCACCCCAACAACTGGGAGCATATTCAGCCCACCAGGGACTACAACTACATCTACAGGGACTAATGCAGGTGTATTAGGAGGATTAGGCCCCACTGGCACAAATAGTTTTGATGGCACTGAAAGTGCTTCTGCACCACAGCTTCTAAAGGCTTTGGGCTTCAGCCCTCACCCTCTCACCATCTTTCTTTCTGCCCTAAtctttctttaa
- the LOC109720803 gene encoding putative pentatricopeptide repeat-containing protein At1g26500 yields MEIEEPSAVSLSTESAPPPHASSSSSSSSSSLHEIFLQVCSRFPLSWRPVHRLLLFLRRFRSFDPSPAASARLLDVLGKSRHVHLLWSTLLDLSSSAALSPGLLRVAARALGEAREISKIRDLFALNPSLCTAETLNLVVRTLCERRMVDVAIAVASKLRARVAPDADTYALLIAGSCRGGDLAGAAKLWNAAAAAGIEPGADAHDAMILAMLKSNRFEDAAAMLKSMRTRRPRDVGLESYSMVITRLCKRGALPYANMLFGEMLKRGIEADGVTLGALVYGLLAKRKVREAYKVFCAVRDPDISLFHGLIKGLLRIKRANDATQVFREMLERGCEPIMHTYIMLLQGHMGKRGRKGKDPLVNFESVFVGGLVKAGKTLAATKYVERMMNGAVEVPRFDYNKFLYYFSNEEGVVMFEEVGRRMKEVGLVDLADIFLRYGERMATRDRRRRAMNGLL; encoded by the coding sequence ATGGAGATCGAGGAGCCCTCCGCGGTGAGCTTAAGCACCGAATCCGCTCCTCCTCCCcacgcctcctcctcctcctcctcctcctcctcctcgctccATGAGATCTTCCTCCAGGTGTGCTCCCGCTTCCCCCTCTCATGGCGCCCCGtccaccgcctcctcctcttcctccgccgcttCCGCTCCTTCGACCCCTCCCCTGCCGCCTCCGCTCGCCTCCTCGACGTCCTCGGAAAGTCCCGCCACGTCCACCTCCTCTGGTCCACCCTCCTcgacctctcctcctccgccgccctctccCCCGGCCTCCTCCGCGTCGCCGCGCGCGCCCTCGGCGAGGCCCGCGAGATCTCCAAGATCCGCGACCTCTTCGCCCTGAACCCCTCTCTGTGCACCGCAGAAACCCTAAACCTCGTCGTCCGAACCCTCTGCGAGCGCAGGATGGTCGACGTCGCCATCGCCGTGGCCTCCAAGCTCCGGGCCCGCGTCGCCCCCGATGCGGACACGTACGCGCTCCTCATCGCGGGATCCTGCCGCGGCGGCGACCTCGCGGGCGCCGCGAAGCTGTGGAacgccgcggccgccgcgggGATCGAGCCCGGGGCCGACGCGCACGACGCGATGATCCTCGCCATGCTCAAATCCAACCGCTTCGAGGACGCCGCGGCGATGCTCAAATCCATGCGCACGAGGAGGCCCCGCGACGTGGGTCTCGAGTCTTATAGCATGGTGATCACTCGGCTATGTAAACGAGGTGCGCTCCCCTACGCTAACATGTTGTTCGGTGAAATGCTTAAGAGAGGTATAGAGGCGGATGGTGTTACATTAGGAGCTCTAGTATACGGGCTCTTGGCGAAGAGGAAGGTGAGAGAGGCATATAAGGTTTTCTGCGCGGTTAGGGACCCGGATATAAGCTTATTCCATGGATTGATCAAAGGGTTGTTGAGGATAAAGAGGGCAAATGATGCAACCCAGGTGTTCAGGGAAATGCTTGAGAGAGGGTGTGAGCCGATCATGCACACATATATTATGCTTCTACAGGGGCATATGGGGAAGAGGGGTAGAAAGGGGAAGGACCCATTGGTGAACTTTGAGAGTGTATTTGTTGGGGGGTTGGTGAAGGCGGGGAAGACGCTGGCCGCGACGAAGTACGTCGAGAGGATGATGAATGGCGCGGTGGAGGTGCCGCGGTTTGATTACAACAagtttttgtattatttttcaaatgagGAAGGGGTGGTGATGTTCGAGGAGGTTGGGAGGAGGATGAAGGAGGTGGGGTTGGTTGATCTTGCGGATATATTTTTGAGGTATGGGGAAAGGATGGCTACAAGGGATAGGAGAAGAAGAGCAATGAATGGGTTGTTATGA